DNA sequence from the Candidatus Sulfuricurvum sp. RIFRC-1 genome:
ACCCGTCATTGAACTGTTCACAATAATAGGGATAAATTTGGTTTCAGCATTCGCTTTAAGGCGTTGAATAACCGTAAAACCAGACATTTCAGGCATTTCGATATCCGTGATAATGGCGGGGATAGAGGAAGGATTCGGATGTTTGGCAATGAACTCTATCATATCTTTGCCATTATTGAAAATCTGATAACCTATATGGGCATGTTCAAAAATATGGATCAAATGGCGCTGAGCCGTTTTGGAATCTTCAGCGATGAGAACAACGCCATTTTTGAGTTTAGGCGGCATTGTAATATTTGCGAGTGATTTTGCTGCAATTTCCACATTGACCATTGCTTGGGGAATAACTTCAGCGAGGAGCTTTTCGTAATCGAGGACCAGACACAAACTCCCATCATCCAGACGGGTATCGTTGATCACTAAACCATCGTCTCCCAAACGATAGCTGTCAGGCGAGTGCATTTCGTTCCAATTCTTTTTGATAACACGATACGCGTACATGATACGAATTCCGATAATGATTCCGTTAAAATCGCATATGAGGAGATTAGAGGTTTTTTTATGGGCATCGTCAAGTTCAGCATCAAGCCATCGTGGGAGATTGAGGATAGGGATCTGCATTTCGCGCAAAACGATGGTTCCCTCCAGTAATGGATGCGCCCCGGGAATTTGGGTGAGGTGATGGCGTTTGGCTTCAACAACTTCGCGGGTTTTAAATACGTTAATAGCATAATAGGGGGATGATTCTGCCGAATCAATTTTAAAGACTAAAAGTTGGACTTCGTTGTTTTTCGCTAAATTGGTTGCAGCGTCAACGTGTTCAAGTAGAGACATAGTGACCTCAATAATTTTATATTTCTTTATCATATCCTATTCGAGAGTTTTTTTTACTAAAAACTAAAGGGTGTGAAGGGTAAAATGCGCACAGGATCACAATATTTTTTATCTAAACACCTATTTTTAAAAGAAAAGTAATAGAACATGAATCAAGCTACTGCCTGCCCTCTCGATTGTTACGATGCATGCCGTATACTCCTGGATGAGAATCAGAAGCTAAAGGGCGATAAAACCCATCCTGTTACGCGAGGTTTTTTGTGCCCGAATCTCAACCATTTCACAGAACAGGATCGTTTGATTACTCCCAAGCTTCGAGGGCAAGATATTTCGATGGAGACAGCGATACAAACTCTGATAGATGTATTGCAAAGTTCTAAAAGCGATTCTGTCCTTTACTATCGCGGAAGCGGAAATGTTGCTCTGATGCAGCGTGTAAGTGAGCATTTTTTCGCTTCTATCAAAGCAGTCGGAACCTCTGGATCGTTATGCGACGGTGCAGGAGAGGCCGGTGTATTAGCGGGACGCGGTAAAAATGAGGTATTAACACCGCAGATGATAGCACAGAGCGAGGTGGTGATTTTTTGGGGACGCAACCCCCATACGACCCACTCTCATCTGTTACCGTTTTTGGAGGGGAAGACGATCATTGTGATCGATCCGATAAAGACTCCAATGGCACAAAAGGCCGATTTACATATTCAAATCAAACCTCATTGCGATTTACATTTGGCATTACTGCTCAGCCGATTCGCCATGATTGAAGGGTTGCACGACAAAGAATTTTTAGAAGAACATGCCAGCGAGTACAACGATTTTTATGAACTAACCCAGAGTGTTCGAATCAAAGCGACCCTTGATGCAATCGATGTGAGTCTAGGGCAAATCGGAGCAATGCTGGAATTGATTCAGGGAAAAAAGACAGCTGTTTTGGTCGGTATCGGTGTTCAGAAATACCGTAACGGTGCCGATGTACTCCGCGCTATTGATGCCTTTGGAGCAATTATGGGACTTTTTGGCAAGTGCGGAAGCGGAGTAAGTTATCTTGGGAATTCTCTGAGTGGTATCGAACTTCCGTTTAAGAGTATTTCTCATCGTGTCAGTAAGCCAACAGTTGATTTTTCGAAGTATAATTGTGTTTTTATTCAAGGTGGCAATCCCCTCTCACAAATGCCCAATACGGCAGTGGTAAGAGAACGGTTTGCCTCCTCAGGATTTAGTGTTTATTTCGGATTGTATGAAAACGAGACTTCTCGCTTGGCTGATTTGGTGATACCGGCAAAAACATTTTTAGAAAAAAATGATTTTCGCAGTTCGTATGGTGATTATACGCTTCAAGAGATGCCACGATTGCTCAAGAGTGAGATCGGGATCTGCGAATATGAATTGACTCGGCAGTTGTGCGAAGCGTTCGGAGTAGAGTTGGAGAGCGAAGAATATTATCTGGATTTTTTTCGACAACAAATCGAGTTTTCTGAGGGTGTCGGATATCGTTCAAATTCTCCTAAAATCACCTATGCAGAGGGATTTGAAAACGGTGAATTTGAATTTTTAGACGAGGTCGATTTAGAGATTGATAAAGAAGAGGGATTTTATCTCATCACCTCGAAATACACAAAAGGGCTTAATTCGCAGTTTAAAAGGGCTGAGGGAGTTTATCTCCATCCTGAGGCAGGATTTGAAGAGGGGGAGATCGTTCAGCTCTCTTCGCACACGGGAACGGTTGATATGCCAGTGCGGCATAATGCCTCTTTGAGGCGCGATTGCGTGCTGATTTATTCAGGAACTCCCCATGTGAATGTACTTACTCCTTCATTGCTAAGCTATGAGGGGGAGAGTGCCGTGTATCAAGAAAATAAAATAAAGGTGACAAAAAAATGACTAAAAATTTTGATAATTATGTATTGCCGACGTATGGACGCCAAAACGTCAGTTTTACGGCAGGAAAAAATGCGATTCTGATCGACAGTGAGGGGAAAGAGTACATTGATTTTGCAGCGGGAATCGCAGTGTGCAGTGTCGGACATGCTAATGACCGTCTTACCAAAGCAATATGCGATCAAGTTAGTAAAGTGATCCACGTATCGAATCTCTATTACATCGAACCCCAAGCCGAATGTGCACGCCGTATCGTTCAGCTGAGCGGCTATGACATGAAATGTTTTTTCGGCAACAGCGGTGCCGAAGCAAACGAAGGGGCTATTAAAATTGCCCGCAAGTACGGAGAGATAGAAGGGCAGCCAAAGCGCTATAAAATCATCACGCTCGATCACTCCTTCCACGGTCGTACGATTACGGCGCTCAAAGCGACGGGACAAGAGTCGATGCATAATTATTTCGGTCCGTTTCCAGACGGATTTGTGTATGCCAAAAATATCGATGAGATCGAATCATTAATCGATGATCATACGGTTGCGGTGATGATCGAATTGGTACAAGGGGAGGGTGGAGTCCAGCCACAGGATCGCACGAAAGTGCAAGCATTAGCTGCGATGCTCAAATCACGCGATATCTTACTGATGGTGGATGAAGTGCAGACGGGAATTTACCGCACAGGTGAGTTTTTGGCTTCAAACCTTTATGGGATCGAACCCGATGTTATCACGTTGGCAAAAGGGCTTGGCGGGGGTGTCCCGATCGGTGTCGTTATGACAAGTAAAAAAGATATTTTCGCCCCAGGAGATCACGGATCGACTTTCGGGGGGAACTACCTCTCAACCGCAGCGGCGAATGAGGTGCTTGACATCCTTGAAGAGATTAAAGAGAGCGGCGAACTGGATGAACATCTCCTCTATTTCGAAACGTCTTTAGCGAAATTCGCAAGTGCTCATCCTGCGATTTTCTTAGAGCATGTCGGTTTGGGAATGATGCGCGGGCTTCGTGTCGTAGACGCTGATACTTTGGGTAAAATTATCAATGCCGCACGTGAAGCAGGGGTAATCGTCCTCAAAGCGGGGCGCAATACCCTTCGCTTCCTCCCGCCGCTCACGATCACCAAAGCGGACATCGATGAGGGGTTTGCGCGTCTTGAAAAAGCGATCGCAACTCTTTAAGGGCAGACGTGCAATTTAGCGAGTATATGGAGCAATGGCTTTATGGAGCCGAGGGGTATTATGCCTCGTATCGTCCGATCGGTAAAAAAGGGGATTTTTACACGGCGGTGAGTACGTCCAAATTCTTTGGAGGCTCTATTGCCAATCATATCATCAAACGCATCGATGATGGGTTTTTACGTTCCGACTCGCTCATCTGTGAGATCGGTGCCCATCACGGCTATTTACTCGCCGATATCATCGAGTTTATCCATACCCTCCGACCGCAATTAGTGCAGAGTCTTCGATTTGGGATCATAGAGCGGTTTGAAAACCTAAGGATGGCTCAACAAAATTATTTTGACGAATCGTTCGGCAATGCGGTTTCTTTAGAACACTACAGCGATTTGTGTGAACTGAATGAACAATCGACTTTTTTTATCGCCAATGAGATTTTTGATGCGTTTTCGTGTGAGCTTTTTTACAAAGGGAAAATTGCGCACGTGGAGAATCATGAAATCCATTTCGATATTGATGATCCTAAAATTGCTGCATTGGCACAAAAATATCAGCAAGATCGTGGGGAAATTGTTTTAGGATACGAATCATTCGCTCACGCGATGCAAAAGAGCTCGAAGCGGTTTGAGTTTATGAGCTTTGATTACGGTGAACTGAGTGCACGGAGTGATTTTTCGATCCGTGTCTACCAAACGCATCAAACCTTTCCCCTCTTTGATGAAGCACTCAATCGCTCTGAATCTTTTGGAAAAAGCGATATCACGTATGATGTCAACTTTACGCATGTGAAAGATGCCTACGCAGAGTCAGGAGTAGCGTGTGCCCAGTATGCAACTCAGTTGGTCGCATTGGTCGAAATGGGGATTCTGGATCTTCTTGCGATGCTTAAAGAACATGCCGGAGAGGATATCTATGCCCAAGAGCTGGAAAAAGTAAAAATTCTCATCACCCCCTCGTTGATGGGGGAACGATTTAAGATGATACGGTTTGTTAAGGAGTAATCAATGCGTTTAGCTTTAATCACTATTTTTATTTCAACACTCCTTTATGGAGGAGTTTTACATGATTATGCTTATGAGGGAAACAGTGAAAAAATCAAAGCACACTTGAAACTTCATAAAAATGTTGATGAGCAAAACAAAGCCGGATTGACGGCACTGCATGTGGCTATCAAAATGGGTGATTTGAAAATTTCTCAGCTTTTGCTCGATTACGGTGCCGATATCAACGCACAGGATTTTCAGGGTAATACTCCGCTGATTTTAGCGATAAAGAAAAAAGATTTGGAGCTGGTTACGTTTGTAGTGATGCGCAAAGCCGACGTCAATCTCGCCAATAACGACGGGATTACACCGCTCCATCAAGCCGCATTCAGCGGAAATGAAAAAGTGGTCGATTTTCTCCTAAAAGCGAAAGCTGATCCGAATGTAAAAAATAATGACGGAGCAACACCGTATGATTTCGCAATGGCAAAGAAAAATTTTGCTATTGCCCAACTGATTAAAATGTCGATGTAGGAGAGAAGATGCAGATAAAAGTAAACGGTGAGATGAGGGAGATAGCAGAGGGATCGAGTATGCTCGATCTTATCAGGTCTTTGGGATTGGAAGAGCGTGTTATGGCATCGGCTTTGAATATGGAGATTGTGAAACAAGACGCTTGGAGCAGTACCCTTTTAAAAGAGGGTGATACGATCGAATTGCTTGATTTTGTTGGGGGAGGGTGAAATCTCTTTATTTTTTGTTTTTCATATTAGTGGGTAGCTTACTTGTTAGCATAAATTGATCATTCTTATTTGGGCTGAACTCGACAAAGAAAGATTTTTTATTTGCCACATTAATTGAGAATTTGAGATGAGGTTTTTGCTTTTCATCGAAAGATAGTGTCGAAAATGTAATTTCGATCAATTTGTTTTTATAATCATGATATTTTGATCCTATTGTCAGAATACTGCTATAGGGATTTGTATCGCCTAATGTTCCTAGATTATCATCGGTATTCATCAGAATAATTTTTTCAAATTTTTCATCTGATGATGGATTCGAAGGCATTTTTAGTAGAAAATATTCTGAATAGCTCTTACCCTCATGTAGATAAGCTTGAGACAAGGCAATATAATGATGTCTCTGATATGAGAACTCTTTATGAATATCTGTGATTACTTCTGGACTATATGCAATGTTGATTTTATCAAGATCATCATCTTCTAAAAAAACTCCGTTTTTAATATGAAAAATACGTAATTCATTATAGTAATGGTTAGATTTTTTCAAGCCTAAAAAATTGTTTTGGTTGACAGCAACGCACTCATCATAGTTTTCTAATTCATTACTTTCATAAAGCATTTCAGCTATTTCGTTGTACACATCTGTGGCTTGAGCGTTTCCATGTATTCGATTATTAGAAGCTGCATTTTTCCATTTTCGGTGTTCTAACTCTTTTTGATCATTGAGTGAATCGATTAATGGATTGAACTCAGGATAATTCATAATATCTTTACAAGGAACAATCCGTGAGGGGGATTCGGAAGCCATGAGAGAAATGCTTAGAATAAAAAATAAAAATATTTTCATAATGATCTCCAACTCAAATAAAATGAGGGGGCAAGGGGTAAAACCCCTTGGCTACGTCAGGATCACCTGAGCATAGGCGCAAAAATGCACATAAGCAGTAGTGCTAGTATCAGCTTATCCATAAAGAACCCCCTTCACGTATCGTTTTTGGAGGGCAAAAAAAAAGGCCGAAGGCGATTAAACCCCCGACCTTGTCTTGCCGCTCCATTAACGATACGGAAAGTGATACTAGCGAAAAAATTATACCACAAAAAATAAATAAAAACGTAGGCAGACTGAATAAATCTCCCGTCATTCCGTACTCGATACGGAATCTAACTTTTACCCCTCGAGCATATCAACGAGTTTTTGATACTTCGTTTTTAAAATCAGATACTCTTTGTTCAAATCTTCATACGCTTTTTTATAATCGATTTCAAACTCTTCACTACCGGTGTTGTTTGTTTCTGATTGAGGCTGGCTTGATGATGGGTTCATAACGATATAGGTTACCTCTTTGCCGTTCTCTTCTTTGACCACGGTGGGCAACTCTCCGCTCATCGTTTTTTTAATGACATTAAATGTACTGATATGGTGTTTTGATGCATATTTTTGAATGCTTAGGAGTTCTTGCATAGGGATTACCTTAAGATATTGGATTCGAGTGCAACGACAGCAATCGCATACTCTCCGTCATGGGTGATCGAGACGCTGAGGCTTTGGATAGCAAACGCTTCTTTGACATGGACTGAGAGGTCGATGAGGGGTGCACCTTTGGGTGTTTTGGAGAGGAGGATGTCATGAAATCCGCATTCGTGCCCTATACCGCATCCCAAAGCTTTAGCACATGCCTCTTTGGCTGCCCAAAAACCGGCGGCGTTACGATAGTTTTTGATTAAAAGAACTTCATTCTCGGATAAAAATTTATGAAGACCACGGTCGCCGAAACGCTCCATAAAACGTTTCATCCGATCGAGTTTGATGAGGTCGATGCCGATCATTGCACCACGAAATCAGTAAAATAGACGTTTTTGACTTTTCCGTCTTTCAGACGGGTATTGAGTTCGCTGACGATTTGTTCTTTGAGTTTTTCTTTCCCTTTGATCGTAGAGATCTCTTCAAGGGATTTTGAACTTAAAATACGGATAATAATATCGCGGAAGACCGGTTTTTTCTGCTCGAGTTCCGGCGATAGCTCTTCCCCTTCGATTTCAAGATTCATTTCGACTTTGAGATAGCGGCGTCCACTCTCGCTGAGTAGATTAACCGTGAAAATATCAAGCGGGTACATAAGGCCAACTTCTGTCGATTCTCCACCGCCGTGTGATTCTTCATCCGCATGTTCAGCATCGGCTTTTGCTTCTGCATCGTGTCCATCGGCAGCTACTTCCG
Encoded proteins:
- a CDS encoding molybdopterin-dependent oxidoreductase — protein: MNQATACPLDCYDACRILLDENQKLKGDKTHPVTRGFLCPNLNHFTEQDRLITPKLRGQDISMETAIQTLIDVLQSSKSDSVLYYRGSGNVALMQRVSEHFFASIKAVGTSGSLCDGAGEAGVLAGRGKNEVLTPQMIAQSEVVIFWGRNPHTTHSHLLPFLEGKTIIVIDPIKTPMAQKADLHIQIKPHCDLHLALLLSRFAMIEGLHDKEFLEEHASEYNDFYELTQSVRIKATLDAIDVSLGQIGAMLELIQGKKTAVLVGIGVQKYRNGADVLRAIDAFGAIMGLFGKCGSGVSYLGNSLSGIELPFKSISHRVSKPTVDFSKYNCVFIQGGNPLSQMPNTAVVRERFASSGFSVYFGLYENETSRLADLVIPAKTFLEKNDFRSSYGDYTLQEMPRLLKSEIGICEYELTRQLCEAFGVELESEEYYLDFFRQQIEFSEGVGYRSNSPKITYAEGFENGEFEFLDEVDLEIDKEEGFYLITSKYTKGLNSQFKRAEGVYLHPEAGFEEGEIVQLSSHTGTVDMPVRHNASLRRDCVLIYSGTPHVNVLTPSLLSYEGESAVYQENKIKVTKK
- a CDS encoding ankyrin repeat domain-containing protein; this encodes MRLALITIFISTLLYGGVLHDYAYEGNSEKIKAHLKLHKNVDEQNKAGLTALHVAIKMGDLKISQLLLDYGADINAQDFQGNTPLILAIKKKDLELVTFVVMRKADVNLANNDGITPLHQAAFSGNEKVVDFLLKAKADPNVKNNDGATPYDFAMAKKNFAIAQLIKMSM
- a CDS encoding aspartate aminotransferase family protein, coding for MTKNFDNYVLPTYGRQNVSFTAGKNAILIDSEGKEYIDFAAGIAVCSVGHANDRLTKAICDQVSKVIHVSNLYYIEPQAECARRIVQLSGYDMKCFFGNSGAEANEGAIKIARKYGEIEGQPKRYKIITLDHSFHGRTITALKATGQESMHNYFGPFPDGFVYAKNIDEIESLIDDHTVAVMIELVQGEGGVQPQDRTKVQALAAMLKSRDILLMVDEVQTGIYRTGEFLASNLYGIEPDVITLAKGLGGGVPIGVVMTSKKDIFAPGDHGSTFGGNYLSTAAANEVLDILEEIKESGELDEHLLYFETSLAKFASAHPAIFLEHVGLGMMRGLRVVDADTLGKIINAAREAGVIVLKAGRNTLRFLPPLTITKADIDEGFARLEKAIATL
- a CDS encoding chemotaxis protein, producing MSLLEHVDAATNLAKNNEVQLLVFKIDSAESSPYYAINVFKTREVVEAKRHHLTQIPGAHPLLEGTIVLREMQIPILNLPRWLDAELDDAHKKTSNLLICDFNGIIIGIRIMYAYRVIKKNWNEMHSPDSYRLGDDGLVINDTRLDDGSLCLVLDYEKLLAEVIPQAMVNVEIAAKSLANITMPPKLKNGVVLIAEDSKTAQRHLIHIFEHAHIGYQIFNNGKDMIEFIAKHPNPSSIPAIITDIEMPEMSGFTVIQRLKANAETKFIPIIVNSSMTGDNNKREAASLGADGFIDKTKSENILPLIVEKMNEMEMRLLPK
- a CDS encoding SAM-dependent methyltransferase, which gives rise to MQFSEYMEQWLYGAEGYYASYRPIGKKGDFYTAVSTSKFFGGSIANHIIKRIDDGFLRSDSLICEIGAHHGYLLADIIEFIHTLRPQLVQSLRFGIIERFENLRMAQQNYFDESFGNAVSLEHYSDLCELNEQSTFFIANEIFDAFSCELFYKGKIAHVENHEIHFDIDDPKIAALAQKYQQDRGEIVLGYESFAHAMQKSSKRFEFMSFDYGELSARSDFSIRVYQTHQTFPLFDEALNRSESFGKSDITYDVNFTHVKDAYAESGVACAQYATQLVALVEMGILDLLAMLKEHAGEDIYAQELEKVKILITPSLMGERFKMIRFVKE
- the acpS gene encoding holo-ACP synthase; protein product: MIGIDLIKLDRMKRFMERFGDRGLHKFLSENEVLLIKNYRNAAGFWAAKEACAKALGCGIGHECGFHDILLSKTPKGAPLIDLSVHVKEAFAIQSLSVSITHDGEYAIAVVALESNILR
- the thiS gene encoding sulfur carrier protein ThiS produces the protein MQIKVNGEMREIAEGSSMLDLIRSLGLEERVMASALNMEIVKQDAWSSTLLKEGDTIELLDFVGGG
- the fliL gene encoding flagellar basal body-associated protein FliL, with amino-acid sequence MADKEKEHEEQAPEGGEKKKSNLLLIIIIAVLVLVLIIGGVVAALMLGNHDTEAEAGSGAKTEVAADGHDAEAKADAEHADEESHGGGESTEVGLMYPLDIFTVNLLSESGRRYLKVEMNLEIEGEELSPELEQKKPVFRDIIIRILSSKSLEEISTIKGKEKLKEQIVSELNTRLKDGKVKNVYFTDFVVQ